The proteins below come from a single Rosa rugosa chromosome 2, drRosRugo1.1, whole genome shotgun sequence genomic window:
- the LOC133732211 gene encoding uncharacterized protein LOC133732211 isoform X2, whose amino-acid sequence MGLHNLPFKVGQDIESRSFMKGYRGAWFRCKIKDFGWRNGQLSCALEYYDFPDEKITWEKIYQNNPADGKRTRKEKTLMLRPPFPPIYRESKRPDVNTILEVIVIVNDAWKVGDLVDWWKDGCYWSGKVAEVLGDETVKVELPRPPVGEGVEGEMYEASYKDLRSSLDWSLEYGWTVPTPKERENGHPCVQVIKPDNQGDIPSVVAQTVGDGRRDVQAIAGADQSLAAKELAAKDPATAETNMASDVADSLFGKTSCSDSGSSSHVKDALNKMGGTATRIDIVDNDRSLKKMKTDEGIILNSMSSDTLEAAILDLEELVNRVKWMKGMLETGMPLTGAMRPHWKFLGNHTVFTPSEGFHYL is encoded by the exons ATGGGCCTGCATAACCTACCATTTAAAGTTGGACAGGACATAGAATCGAGATCCTTTATGAAAGGTTATCGTGGTGCGTGGTTCCGATGTAAG ATAAAAGATTTTGGCTGGAGAAATGGTCAGCTGTCGTGTGCTTTGGAATATTATGACTTTCCAGATGAAA AAATAACTTGGGAGAAGATATATCAAAACAACCCTGCTGATGGTAAAAGGACAAGAAAGGAGAAGACATTGATGCTGCGTCCTCCCTTTCCTCCTATCTATCGTGAAAGTAAAAGGCCTGATGTCAATACCATATTGGAAGTGATAGTTATTGTCAATGATGCCTGGAAAGTGGGAGATTTAGTTGATTGGTGGAAGGATGGTTGTTATTGGTCTGGAAAAGTAGCAGAAGTATTAGGGGATGAAACAGTGAAG GTTGAGTTGCCACGTCCTCCTGTTGGTGAAGGAGTTGAAGGAGAGATGTATGAGGCTTCTTACAAGGACCTGCGCTCATCCTTGGATTGGTCTCTAGAATATGGATGGACAGTACCTACACCCAAG gagagagaaaatgggcATCCTTGTGTTCAAGTAATTAAGCCTGATAATCAAG GAGACATTCCAAGCGTGGTGGCCCAAACTGTAGGTGATGGAAGAAGAGATGTACAGGCAATTGCTGGTGCAGATCAATCTTTAGCAGCAAAGGAGTTAGCAGCAAAGGACCCAGCCACTGCAGAAACAAATATGGCGTCTGATGTAGCAGATAGCCTTTTTGGGAAGACGAGTTGCTCAGATAGTGGTTCAAGTTCGCATGTGAAAGATGCATTAAATAAAATGGGGGGAACTGCAACTAGGATAGACATTGTTGATAACGATAGGTccttgaagaagatgaaaactGACGAAGGCATAATATTGAATTCGATGAGCTCTGATACATTAGAAGCTGCAATTTTGGACTTGGAGGAACTTGTAAACCGGGTTAAATGGATGAAAGGTATGTTGGAGACTGGAATGCCTTTGACAGGTGCCATGCGCCCCCATtggaaatttcttggaaatcaTACCGTGTTTACGCCAAGTGAAGGTTTTCACTA TCTATAG
- the LOC133732211 gene encoding uncharacterized protein LOC133732211 isoform X1 gives MGLHNLPFKVGQDIESRSFMKGYRGAWFRCKIKDFGWRNGQLSCALEYYDFPDEKITWEKIYQNNPADGKRTRKEKTLMLRPPFPPIYRESKRPDVNTILEVIVIVNDAWKVGDLVDWWKDGCYWSGKVAEVLGDETVKVELPRPPVGEGVEGEMYEASYKDLRSSLDWSLEYGWTVPTPKERENGHPCVQVIKPDNQGDIPSVVAQTVGDGRRDVQAIAGADQSLAAKELAAKDPATAETNMASDVADSLFGKTSCSDSGSSSHVKDALNKMGGTATRIDIVDNDRSLKKMKTDEGIILNSMSSDTLEAAILDLEELVNRVKWMKGMLETGMPLTGAMRPHWKFLGNHTVFTPSEGFHYPRRQGAAELSGMSDVICLSSF, from the exons ATGGGCCTGCATAACCTACCATTTAAAGTTGGACAGGACATAGAATCGAGATCCTTTATGAAAGGTTATCGTGGTGCGTGGTTCCGATGTAAG ATAAAAGATTTTGGCTGGAGAAATGGTCAGCTGTCGTGTGCTTTGGAATATTATGACTTTCCAGATGAAA AAATAACTTGGGAGAAGATATATCAAAACAACCCTGCTGATGGTAAAAGGACAAGAAAGGAGAAGACATTGATGCTGCGTCCTCCCTTTCCTCCTATCTATCGTGAAAGTAAAAGGCCTGATGTCAATACCATATTGGAAGTGATAGTTATTGTCAATGATGCCTGGAAAGTGGGAGATTTAGTTGATTGGTGGAAGGATGGTTGTTATTGGTCTGGAAAAGTAGCAGAAGTATTAGGGGATGAAACAGTGAAG GTTGAGTTGCCACGTCCTCCTGTTGGTGAAGGAGTTGAAGGAGAGATGTATGAGGCTTCTTACAAGGACCTGCGCTCATCCTTGGATTGGTCTCTAGAATATGGATGGACAGTACCTACACCCAAG gagagagaaaatgggcATCCTTGTGTTCAAGTAATTAAGCCTGATAATCAAG GAGACATTCCAAGCGTGGTGGCCCAAACTGTAGGTGATGGAAGAAGAGATGTACAGGCAATTGCTGGTGCAGATCAATCTTTAGCAGCAAAGGAGTTAGCAGCAAAGGACCCAGCCACTGCAGAAACAAATATGGCGTCTGATGTAGCAGATAGCCTTTTTGGGAAGACGAGTTGCTCAGATAGTGGTTCAAGTTCGCATGTGAAAGATGCATTAAATAAAATGGGGGGAACTGCAACTAGGATAGACATTGTTGATAACGATAGGTccttgaagaagatgaaaactGACGAAGGCATAATATTGAATTCGATGAGCTCTGATACATTAGAAGCTGCAATTTTGGACTTGGAGGAACTTGTAAACCGGGTTAAATGGATGAAAGGTATGTTGGAGACTGGAATGCCTTTGACAGGTGCCATGCGCCCCCATtggaaatttcttggaaatcaTACCGTGTTTACGCCAAGTGAAGGTTTTCACTA CCCAAGAAGGCAAGGAGCGGCGGAGCTATCGGGAATGAGCGATGTAATTTGTTTGTCCAGTTTCTAA
- the LOC133732211 gene encoding uncharacterized protein LOC133732211 isoform X3, translated as MLRPPFPPIYRESKRPDVNTILEVIVIVNDAWKVGDLVDWWKDGCYWSGKVAEVLGDETVKVELPRPPVGEGVEGEMYEASYKDLRSSLDWSLEYGWTVPTPKERENGHPCVQVIKPDNQGDIPSVVAQTVGDGRRDVQAIAGADQSLAAKELAAKDPATAETNMASDVADSLFGKTSCSDSGSSSHVKDALNKMGGTATRIDIVDNDRSLKKMKTDEGIILNSMSSDTLEAAILDLEELVNRVKWMKGMLETGMPLTGAMRPHWKFLGNHTVFTPSEGFHYPRRQGAAELSGMSDVICLSSF; from the exons ATGCTGCGTCCTCCCTTTCCTCCTATCTATCGTGAAAGTAAAAGGCCTGATGTCAATACCATATTGGAAGTGATAGTTATTGTCAATGATGCCTGGAAAGTGGGAGATTTAGTTGATTGGTGGAAGGATGGTTGTTATTGGTCTGGAAAAGTAGCAGAAGTATTAGGGGATGAAACAGTGAAG GTTGAGTTGCCACGTCCTCCTGTTGGTGAAGGAGTTGAAGGAGAGATGTATGAGGCTTCTTACAAGGACCTGCGCTCATCCTTGGATTGGTCTCTAGAATATGGATGGACAGTACCTACACCCAAG gagagagaaaatgggcATCCTTGTGTTCAAGTAATTAAGCCTGATAATCAAG GAGACATTCCAAGCGTGGTGGCCCAAACTGTAGGTGATGGAAGAAGAGATGTACAGGCAATTGCTGGTGCAGATCAATCTTTAGCAGCAAAGGAGTTAGCAGCAAAGGACCCAGCCACTGCAGAAACAAATATGGCGTCTGATGTAGCAGATAGCCTTTTTGGGAAGACGAGTTGCTCAGATAGTGGTTCAAGTTCGCATGTGAAAGATGCATTAAATAAAATGGGGGGAACTGCAACTAGGATAGACATTGTTGATAACGATAGGTccttgaagaagatgaaaactGACGAAGGCATAATATTGAATTCGATGAGCTCTGATACATTAGAAGCTGCAATTTTGGACTTGGAGGAACTTGTAAACCGGGTTAAATGGATGAAAGGTATGTTGGAGACTGGAATGCCTTTGACAGGTGCCATGCGCCCCCATtggaaatttcttggaaatcaTACCGTGTTTACGCCAAGTGAAGGTTTTCACTA CCCAAGAAGGCAAGGAGCGGCGGAGCTATCGGGAATGAGCGATGTAATTTGTTTGTCCAGTTTCTAA